In Sulfuracidifex metallicus DSM 6482 = JCM 9184, a single window of DNA contains:
- a CDS encoding nitrilase-related carbon-nitrogen hydrolase, which produces MGLTVELAQIYVKPGDVEGNLEKHLKIIQNSNADCIVFPELSLTGYISKDAFYNSSKLALSGIQKIKEIVDRKQNCVIVGIPREVRPGIFRNSASVIRNGRKPFFIDKFYLANYELFDEKRYFQPGDLRTAKTFSFNGKRLGVVVCEDAWHPEPIELLSRKGAEAIFIISASPLRLTGKDIRDNWRSLIVAHSLMNSVWVIFVNMVGQGDEEYFWGGSMVSSPSGKITLEMKELEEMNAITVIDINENRISRLNSGFKDHRSEFHRYLSKL; this is translated from the coding sequence ATGGGGTTAACAGTAGAGTTAGCTCAAATTTACGTCAAGCCTGGTGACGTTGAGGGAAACTTAGAAAAACATCTAAAAATAATACAAAATTCTAATGCGGACTGTATAGTATTCCCTGAGCTCTCTCTCACTGGTTATATATCCAAAGATGCGTTCTATAATTCCTCTAAACTGGCTCTGAGCGGGATACAGAAAATAAAGGAGATTGTCGACAGGAAACAAAACTGTGTTATTGTAGGAATTCCGAGGGAAGTTAGACCAGGGATTTTCAGAAATTCCGCATCCGTTATAAGAAATGGAAGAAAACCCTTCTTTATAGATAAATTTTACTTGGCTAACTATGAGCTATTCGACGAGAAAAGATACTTTCAACCAGGTGATTTGAGAACTGCGAAAACATTTTCATTTAATGGAAAAAGACTGGGAGTCGTGGTATGCGAAGACGCATGGCATCCAGAACCAATAGAACTACTTTCAAGGAAGGGAGCTGAGGCTATTTTTATAATTTCAGCGTCTCCTTTAAGATTAACTGGAAAAGATATTAGAGACAATTGGAGGTCTTTAATTGTAGCCCACTCTCTAATGAACAGCGTTTGGGTCATATTCGTAAACATGGTAGGACAGGGGGATGAAGAGTACTTCTGGGGAGGATCGATGGTTTCGTCCCCCTCAGGAAAGATAACGTTAGAAATGAAAGAATTAGAGGAGATGAATGCTATAACTGTCATCGATATTAATGAGAATAGAATATCTAGATTAAACTCAGGATTTAAGGACCATAGAAGCGAATTTCATAGATACTTATCTAAATTGTAA
- a CDS encoding FAD-binding and (Fe-S)-binding domain-containing protein, with translation MSLREELEKLFGDNFHDDLTSRLSHSSDMGFVPELVWSGIKLKIVPDYVVYPKNVEDVIELVKLAAKYNVPITPYGRGTNRYGNAIPADGGILIDFSKMQNVSVDENERVAIADPGATWKLVDIYAQSKGLQLRTFPSSYDSTVGGGIAGDALGIGSYEFGFISDNVSFVDMINTKAELVHLEGKDLALACGAEGITGVIVRAGMKLKPFTPYEAMVISYANLDQTVKGIGEFYREVVPAWHIQVRGPGISSYIAEKFKAKLDQGKWNMVILYPSSRSTLVEPKLYRIAQSTGGNIFEGEWTGWWSFNHGVNAALRTKGMLVHQHGLIHYTKLRELLESMEKLLGKLGMITPDGGYDVDIDLEKREVLLVNAFTEVSVSPVDKKVIYDLAKNTLMMEEFIKAGGSLLSIGIFAHKYTKNRLSAMGKTFSDYGIDRFEYISKYKEQTDPEEIMNPGKVLDPQRRAKEVLEIPKKQNEALKLRFGIGLAKKLAPGGEVDGYKFVSNYLGDFADFGLKCIDCAMCVTVCPQYRLIPEWPYAPKGMFDMVKGAIAYYYLNGSIDIPDSTIAEISGCHKCGLCDGVCPAKIPISTLLIKLNAAVAKKAPDEPAVDLPLISDASLADVVDNSSESVLFVGKNIINNPNVAIVALKFLKMLGLKVRLVGTTGDSGFMDYISGNGSILMDKMKKNFDMFSNTLEVITLAPEDYKTMAVAYRDYSNFAKANSMFDVIPFDIRLLKAVNVDGNGEEVNLHVACFSSDYADEAMKRLRDKGFKVKKIEGCSGAILERNLGRRADVMARTLGERYGKIVTLCPLAAAKFRSVGIQAETLIEFLAKKVGIAVDEYVITSFKVSDEEKKQLQASVSASILSSLMGRTDIMVETLSFSSSGMDEYKKIIEPLINDAVEEMGNSIAAKIDDLINKASASGGNKVSVAAAYVRALSDLMSSIQLDQVIQPLVSTLKSKTTDEFDEKTVISSIVTLIRQNESRIKDIVARKIST, from the coding sequence ATGAGTCTACGTGAGGAGCTAGAAAAACTCTTTGGAGATAACTTTCATGACGACTTAACCAGCAGACTATCTCACTCATCTGACATGGGTTTCGTTCCGGAGCTGGTCTGGAGCGGAATTAAGCTCAAGATAGTTCCAGACTATGTGGTATATCCAAAGAACGTAGAAGATGTAATAGAGCTAGTAAAGCTAGCAGCAAAGTATAACGTTCCCATTACACCCTACGGCAGGGGAACAAACAGATATGGTAACGCTATCCCTGCAGATGGTGGTATATTGATAGATTTCTCTAAAATGCAAAACGTAAGTGTCGACGAGAACGAGAGAGTTGCAATAGCGGATCCAGGAGCTACGTGGAAATTAGTTGACATTTATGCCCAATCTAAGGGCTTGCAGTTGAGGACCTTCCCTTCCAGTTACGACTCAACCGTTGGAGGAGGTATAGCCGGCGACGCCTTGGGTATAGGATCCTACGAGTTCGGTTTCATATCAGACAACGTGAGTTTCGTTGATATGATAAACACAAAGGCAGAACTAGTTCATTTAGAAGGCAAGGACCTTGCCCTCGCTTGTGGAGCTGAGGGAATAACCGGAGTGATAGTTAGGGCAGGTATGAAGCTGAAACCTTTCACTCCGTACGAAGCTATGGTAATATCTTACGCCAATTTAGACCAAACTGTAAAGGGTATAGGCGAATTCTATAGGGAAGTGGTTCCTGCTTGGCATATTCAAGTTAGGGGTCCTGGTATATCCTCGTATATAGCTGAGAAATTCAAGGCTAAATTAGATCAAGGAAAATGGAATATGGTTATCCTTTACCCATCAAGCAGATCTACATTAGTTGAACCAAAATTATATAGGATAGCTCAAAGCACGGGAGGTAATATATTTGAAGGCGAATGGACAGGATGGTGGTCCTTCAATCATGGTGTCAATGCAGCCCTTAGAACTAAAGGAATGTTAGTTCATCAGCACGGTTTAATACATTACACTAAATTGAGGGAGCTTCTTGAAAGCATGGAGAAGTTACTCGGCAAGCTAGGTATGATAACTCCAGACGGAGGTTATGACGTTGACATAGACCTCGAAAAAAGAGAAGTTCTCCTAGTTAACGCGTTCACTGAAGTTAGCGTTAGTCCAGTTGATAAGAAGGTCATATACGACCTAGCTAAAAATACCTTGATGATGGAGGAGTTCATAAAAGCTGGAGGATCTCTGCTTTCTATAGGTATATTCGCTCACAAATACACTAAGAACAGATTAAGTGCAATGGGTAAAACATTCTCTGACTACGGCATTGACAGGTTTGAATACATCTCCAAGTATAAGGAGCAAACCGATCCAGAGGAGATAATGAACCCAGGTAAGGTCTTGGACCCTCAGAGGAGAGCGAAAGAAGTTTTAGAGATTCCTAAGAAACAGAACGAAGCGCTTAAGCTTAGGTTTGGAATTGGGCTAGCAAAGAAGCTTGCTCCTGGAGGTGAGGTTGATGGTTACAAGTTCGTAAGCAACTACTTAGGTGACTTTGCTGACTTCGGTTTAAAATGTATAGATTGTGCCATGTGTGTTACAGTATGTCCACAGTACAGATTGATTCCAGAATGGCCGTATGCACCTAAAGGTATGTTTGATATGGTAAAGGGAGCAATAGCATATTACTACCTGAACGGTTCAATAGACATACCTGATAGCACAATTGCGGAAATATCTGGTTGCCATAAGTGTGGACTGTGCGACGGTGTATGTCCAGCTAAGATCCCAATATCCACGTTATTGATAAAGCTTAATGCAGCAGTAGCTAAGAAAGCTCCAGACGAGCCAGCTGTAGATCTTCCTTTAATCAGCGATGCTTCCTTAGCTGACGTTGTAGACAACAGTAGCGAGAGTGTTCTCTTCGTTGGTAAAAATATAATAAATAATCCCAACGTAGCAATTGTAGCCCTAAAGTTCTTGAAAATGTTGGGACTCAAGGTTCGTCTAGTAGGTACAACAGGCGATAGCGGGTTTATGGACTATATCAGTGGCAACGGATCCATATTGATGGACAAGATGAAGAAAAACTTTGATATGTTCTCGAACACATTAGAGGTGATAACGCTAGCTCCAGAGGACTATAAGACGATGGCCGTGGCGTATAGAGATTATTCGAATTTCGCTAAAGCCAATTCAATGTTCGACGTAATCCCATTCGACATTAGGTTACTTAAGGCTGTAAACGTTGACGGAAATGGTGAGGAAGTTAATCTACATGTGGCATGCTTCTCTTCAGATTATGCAGACGAGGCCATGAAAAGATTAAGGGATAAAGGGTTCAAGGTAAAGAAGATAGAGGGGTGTTCAGGAGCAATATTAGAACGTAATCTGGGAAGAAGGGCTGACGTAATGGCTAGAACATTGGGAGAGAGATATGGAAAGATAGTGACCCTTTGTCCTCTTGCAGCAGCTAAGTTTAGAAGCGTAGGTATTCAGGCAGAGACCCTAATAGAGTTCCTCGCAAAGAAAGTCGGAATAGCAGTTGACGAATACGTGATTACTTCGTTTAAGGTATCTGACGAAGAAAAGAAGCAGCTTCAAGCTTCAGTTTCAGCCTCCATACTTTCCTCTTTGATGGGGAGGACAGACATAATGGTAGAGACCCTAAGCTTTTCATCTTCAGGTATGGACGAATATAAGAAAATTATAGAGCCCTTAATTAACGATGCAGTCGAGGAAATGGGCAATTCCATAGCAGCCAAAATTGATGATTTAATAAACAAGGCTTCGGCTAGCGGCGGAAACAAAGTTTCTGTAGCTGCAGCTTACGTTAGGGCACTCTCAGATCTGATGTCAAGCATTCAACTAGATCAGGTTATACAGCCTCTAGTTTCCACGTTGAAGTCTAAGACAACTGACGAATTTGACGAAAAGACAGTTATTTCGTCGATAGTAACCTTAATTAGACAGAACGAAAGTAGAATTAAGGACATTGTAGCCCGTAAAATTTCAACATAA
- a CDS encoding chlorite dismutase family protein, with amino-acid sequence MNEAFMYVMSIKFDTSWWSKSKDERASLISSLEETENKIRSNLISLKRFVSVRGNSDLLYWFSSADTDSLLNSRYSVLASLRGAASEGYSMISIFRPSPYEMGGGTDVSKILNLPQLQYFVAYPMKKSPEWYLLPFEERRKIMGEHINMAKSHPKNQGIRSYTTYSFGVQDDEFVVLYEIPSLSDWTHVVEKLREALARKWIVNEAPILVGETKDIKSAFLL; translated from the coding sequence ATGAATGAAGCCTTCATGTATGTAATGTCAATTAAGTTTGACACGTCATGGTGGTCTAAGAGTAAGGACGAAAGAGCTTCCTTGATTTCCTCACTTGAAGAAACTGAAAATAAAATAAGAAGTAACCTTATCTCCTTGAAGAGGTTTGTTTCTGTCAGAGGAAATTCTGATTTACTCTATTGGTTCTCATCTGCAGACACGGACTCGCTTCTAAATTCAAGGTACTCAGTTCTAGCATCCTTGAGAGGTGCAGCAAGTGAAGGCTATTCCATGATCTCGATATTCAGACCATCTCCTTATGAGATGGGAGGTGGTACAGATGTGTCTAAAATACTTAACCTACCACAACTTCAATACTTCGTGGCGTATCCAATGAAAAAATCTCCAGAATGGTACTTGCTTCCTTTTGAGGAGAGAAGGAAAATTATGGGAGAGCATATAAACATGGCAAAGTCGCATCCTAAAAATCAGGGGATACGCTCATATACGACTTACTCTTTCGGTGTACAAGACGACGAGTTCGTGGTCTTATACGAGATTCCTTCGCTTTCAGACTGGACTCATGTAGTTGAAAAGTTGAGAGAAGCTCTAGCTAGAAAATGGATAGTGAATGAAGCTCCGATACTAGTAGGGGAGACAAAGGATATCAAGTCTGCTTTCTTGCTATGA
- a CDS encoding deoxyribonuclease IV, which translates to MAKIFLGTAGVPFSAKKGTTIDGVKAIRDLSLNAMEVEFVQGVRMKRETAQETGRIAKELGVRLSVHAPYFINLCSSEKEKVEASKQRILDTADRAEAMGADAIAIHAAFYGKLKPEECYEMVKAEIGEVIDKARENGIHDVKFGIETMAKDTALGTLDEVIGLSKEVKGVIPYIDWAHTFARQGGKIDYKQIIDTLVKELGLVHINSHFESLKLNKGKYVDVHVPIEANAPPFDQLAETLVKDDRISITLICESPELERDALKMKAVLEKYGYNLR; encoded by the coding sequence ATGGCTAAGATTTTCCTCGGAACTGCAGGAGTTCCCTTCTCAGCTAAGAAGGGGACTACTATAGACGGAGTTAAGGCAATAAGAGACCTTTCCTTGAACGCCATGGAGGTGGAATTCGTTCAGGGGGTCAGGATGAAAAGGGAAACTGCACAGGAGACTGGTAGAATAGCGAAGGAGTTAGGAGTTAGGTTGTCTGTACATGCCCCTTATTTCATTAACTTATGTTCATCGGAGAAAGAGAAAGTGGAGGCTTCCAAGCAGAGAATACTAGACACCGCGGATAGGGCTGAAGCTATGGGAGCCGATGCCATTGCGATACATGCGGCATTTTACGGAAAGCTGAAACCAGAGGAATGCTATGAAATGGTGAAGGCTGAAATTGGAGAGGTAATAGACAAGGCTAGAGAGAACGGCATACACGACGTCAAGTTCGGAATAGAAACTATGGCAAAGGATACTGCCTTAGGTACTTTAGACGAGGTCATTGGTCTCTCAAAGGAGGTAAAAGGTGTAATACCTTACATTGATTGGGCTCACACTTTTGCAAGGCAGGGAGGTAAAATAGACTACAAACAAATTATCGATACTTTAGTTAAGGAATTAGGTTTAGTTCACATCAATTCCCACTTCGAATCGCTGAAGCTCAACAAGGGCAAGTACGTAGACGTTCATGTCCCAATTGAAGCGAATGCTCCTCCGTTCGATCAATTGGCAGAAACCCTTGTTAAAGACGATAGGATTTCAATAACTTTGATATGTGAAAGCCCTGAACTTGAGCGCGATGCCTTAAAAATGAAAGCTGTACTAGAAAAGTATGGCTATAACCTCAGGTAA
- a CDS encoding HAD-IA family hydrolase: MIDTVLVDMGETLVSFKPKYHQNVAILLKEFGYDVEERKVFRAVYKVLGNHHYPHPQIWGLSQPDFRDIFLELGLYPEPNIVEKLNSSQLLSSQWELFDDSIYFLSNLKEMGKKLVLVTNSTDSVFRIIKETEIEGYFDAIASSYELGVMKPHPKIFNHAMEKVRGKKGVHVGDIYEIDYVGAKRAYLSPILLDRDGFYSDLLCNKARDLKEALQIIERMDQS, from the coding sequence TTGATAGATACGGTTCTAGTTGACATGGGAGAAACACTAGTTTCTTTCAAGCCAAAGTATCATCAAAATGTAGCAATTCTACTTAAGGAGTTTGGATATGACGTGGAGGAAAGGAAGGTTTTCAGAGCAGTATACAAAGTTCTTGGCAACCATCACTACCCACATCCCCAAATTTGGGGGCTTTCACAGCCGGACTTCAGGGACATCTTCTTGGAACTTGGCTTGTATCCAGAACCTAACATAGTGGAAAAGCTGAATAGTTCCCAACTTCTATCTAGCCAATGGGAACTATTTGACGATTCGATTTACTTCTTAAGCAACCTAAAGGAAATGGGCAAAAAGTTAGTTCTTGTCACCAACTCAACTGACAGCGTATTCAGGATAATTAAAGAAACTGAAATTGAAGGATACTTCGATGCAATAGCTTCGTCTTACGAACTTGGAGTAATGAAACCTCATCCTAAAATATTCAACCATGCTATGGAAAAAGTAAGAGGAAAGAAAGGAGTTCATGTAGGAGATATATATGAAATAGACTACGTAGGAGCTAAGAGAGCCTATTTAAGTCCTATCCTGCTTGACAGGGACGGATTCTACAGTGACCTTTTATGTAACAAAGCAAGAGACCTTAAGGAAGCTCTACAAATAATTGAAAGAATGGACCAGAGCTAA
- a CDS encoding uracil-DNA glycosylase: MINELENEIINCNKCSRLSAYIKLVALEKKPKYRDFEYWGKPLPGFGDPKAKLLIVGLAPAAHGGNRTGRVFTGDKSGERVFRALYEIGFSSSPKSESREDLVELKGVYITNAVKCAPPRNVPTIEEITNCSYFLNREIQLLTDLKVILTLGRISFEAITYVLNVHGKFSHMATYKVGKTTIIASYHPSQQNFISGRLTWEKWINVFKKIKSLLDSDNA, encoded by the coding sequence ATGATAAATGAATTAGAAAACGAAATCATCAATTGCAATAAGTGTTCAAGGCTCTCTGCTTACATAAAGTTAGTAGCGTTAGAAAAGAAACCTAAGTATAGGGACTTTGAATATTGGGGTAAACCGCTACCAGGTTTTGGAGATCCTAAAGCTAAGCTTCTAATAGTTGGGTTGGCTCCTGCTGCTCATGGGGGAAATAGGACTGGAAGAGTTTTCACTGGAGATAAGTCAGGGGAAAGGGTATTCAGAGCCTTGTATGAAATAGGGTTTAGCTCATCTCCAAAAAGCGAGAGCAGGGAAGACCTTGTAGAGCTTAAGGGAGTTTACATAACCAATGCCGTTAAGTGTGCCCCACCAAGAAATGTCCCCACTATTGAGGAAATAACCAATTGTTCATATTTCCTAAACAGGGAAATTCAACTTCTAACCGACTTGAAGGTAATTCTAACGCTAGGAAGGATCTCCTTTGAAGCTATAACGTACGTCCTTAACGTTCATGGCAAATTCTCCCATATGGCAACGTATAAAGTGGGTAAGACAACGATTATAGCCTCCTATCATCCTAGCCAACAAAACTTTATAAGTGGTAGATTGACTTGGGAGAAATGGATAAATGTTTTCAAAAAAATAAAATCACTTCTTGACTCAGATAATGCTTAA
- a CDS encoding NUDIX hydrolase — protein MKIYNGRKFSLEVEKVTLPNGFERELEIIKHRGSAAILPLIGEDEIILIKQYRPVIGKYIFEIPAGSVEDGEDVFTTARRELEEEIGYQAEELDEVLSFYPSPGITNEEMHLFLAKGLRYVGAKPEPYEIIEPVKVKIQDALAMVERRDIVDAKTIIAIYFIARKQT, from the coding sequence ATGAAAATATATAATGGAAGGAAGTTTAGCCTCGAAGTAGAAAAGGTAACTTTACCTAACGGATTTGAGAGAGAGTTGGAAATCATCAAACATAGAGGATCTGCTGCGATATTACCTCTAATTGGTGAAGATGAAATTATTTTAATAAAACAATACAGACCAGTAATTGGAAAGTACATATTTGAGATACCTGCTGGAAGCGTAGAGGATGGTGAGGACGTTTTTACAACGGCAAGAAGAGAACTTGAAGAGGAAATTGGATATCAAGCTGAGGAGCTTGACGAGGTACTAAGCTTCTACCCATCGCCTGGAATAACTAACGAAGAAATGCACCTATTTCTGGCTAAGGGGTTACGCTACGTAGGAGCAAAGCCTGAACCTTATGAGATAATAGAGCCAGTTAAGGTAAAGATACAGGATGCCCTTGCAATGGTAGAAAGAAGGGATATCGTTGATGCAAAAACTATTATTGCGATCTATTTCATAGCAAGAAAGCAGACTTGA
- a CDS encoding HIT family protein: MCLFCDIIEHRQKSYIVYQDSYVTAFLDKFPIKPGHTLVVPNVHSENFLMMDSKTSCQLCNTLKTIAIAVKGALKADGIRLVSNIGESAGQVIFHTHFHIMPAWSQEPDFPSFVPRKEQTEEYYRSMQSVIMDAIKSVLSNSQIHGEVNEST, from the coding sequence ATGTGTTTGTTCTGTGATATAATAGAACACAGACAAAAATCTTACATAGTTTATCAAGATAGTTACGTTACTGCATTCTTGGATAAGTTTCCCATTAAACCTGGACATACCTTAGTGGTTCCAAACGTACATTCAGAGAACTTCTTAATGATGGATAGTAAAACTTCATGTCAGTTGTGTAATACGCTAAAGACTATTGCGATAGCAGTTAAGGGAGCATTAAAGGCTGACGGCATTAGGTTAGTGTCAAACATAGGTGAAAGTGCAGGTCAAGTGATATTTCATACACACTTCCATATTATGCCAGCTTGGTCTCAGGAACCTGACTTTCCCTCCTTTGTTCCCCGAAAAGAGCAAACGGAAGAGTATTATAGAAGTATGCAAAGTGTTATTATGGATGCAATCAAGTCTGTTTTATCAAATAGTCAAATTCATGGTGAAGTAAATGAGTCTACGTGA
- a CDS encoding sugar nucleotide-binding protein, with product MRIGVTDQGEISKELVKVFKDQEVVYVPNPASVIREKPEVIVHTAEIPFWESNSDPPKAWSTNTWMAINIARAGSKIGAVNVYPSTFMVYNGKKGYYLEHNTPHPLNYYGLSKLAAETGIASLGNYLIMRVGALYSLSYEGILKSFIKASFLGRRIRCPSEMFISPISIYTFAIILEKLIKNGIKGFINVSGPRTSMLDFCTKISNLFGNDVEEIKMPYIDLSLDDWLLRALGIRIDGREDFLRLFERKAVGEA from the coding sequence GTGAGGATAGGAGTTACTGATCAAGGAGAAATCTCTAAGGAACTCGTAAAGGTATTCAAGGACCAGGAAGTGGTTTATGTGCCTAACCCGGCTTCAGTTATTAGGGAAAAACCTGAGGTAATAGTACACACGGCAGAAATTCCCTTTTGGGAAAGCAATTCCGACCCTCCAAAGGCTTGGAGTACAAACACTTGGATGGCGATAAACATAGCAAGGGCAGGAAGCAAGATAGGTGCTGTTAACGTTTATCCTTCCACGTTTATGGTCTATAATGGAAAGAAAGGATATTACCTAGAACATAACACTCCGCATCCTCTTAATTATTATGGTCTAAGCAAACTTGCTGCTGAGACGGGAATTGCGTCATTAGGCAACTATCTAATAATGAGAGTAGGTGCGCTGTATTCCCTCTCCTATGAGGGAATCCTGAAGTCATTCATTAAGGCTTCATTCCTAGGTAGGAGAATAAGGTGCCCTAGCGAAATGTTCATCTCTCCAATTAGCATCTATACCTTTGCTATTATTTTAGAAAAACTAATCAAAAATGGAATAAAAGGCTTCATAAACGTATCAGGACCTAGAACGTCAATGTTGGACTTTTGCACTAAGATATCAAACTTATTTGGTAATGACGTTGAGGAAATTAAAATGCCCTATATAGACTTGTCTTTAGATGACTGGCTTCTAAGAGCCTTAGGTATAAGAATAGACGGCAGAGAAGACTTCTTGAGACTATTTGAGAGGAAGGCAGTAGGCGAAGCTTGA
- a CDS encoding NAD+ synthase, which translates to MIRELELDWGFVSKYLVKRIGDYIRAAGKDGAIVGLSGGIDSSLVLRLLREATDNVFVLLMPSESTPKEDIEDSKEMLNVVGNPPHEEINIDDVVSTIVSKTGIHDRLIIGNIKARTRMTLLYAYAQKLNYLVVGTGDKSEILLGYFTKYGDGGVDILPIGDLYKSQVRRLSLYLNLPKRIIEKPSSPALWKGQTAEEELGISYEKADEILYYCFEKFMEPEAVSKLTGVDENTVKRIVKLVKMNEHKRRTPEIFKISERTVGSDWRYPRIWG; encoded by the coding sequence ATGATAAGAGAACTTGAACTGGACTGGGGATTCGTTTCAAAGTACCTTGTAAAGAGAATAGGAGATTACATACGTGCAGCTGGAAAAGATGGAGCTATAGTTGGACTTAGCGGAGGAATAGACTCGTCGCTAGTCCTTAGACTCCTAAGGGAAGCTACCGATAACGTGTTCGTCCTACTAATGCCATCTGAAAGTACGCCCAAGGAGGATATAGAGGACTCTAAGGAGATGCTGAACGTTGTAGGTAATCCTCCCCATGAGGAAATAAACATTGATGACGTTGTATCAACTATAGTATCTAAAACCGGAATACATGACAGATTGATCATAGGTAACATCAAGGCTAGAACTAGGATGACGCTTCTCTACGCATATGCACAGAAGTTAAATTACTTGGTAGTAGGGACTGGAGACAAGAGTGAAATTCTACTGGGCTACTTTACTAAATATGGAGATGGAGGAGTTGACATATTGCCTATTGGAGATCTTTATAAGTCTCAAGTTAGAAGGCTATCTTTATACTTGAACCTACCTAAAAGGATAATAGAAAAGCCAAGTTCTCCCGCTCTATGGAAAGGACAAACTGCGGAGGAAGAGCTTGGAATTTCCTATGAGAAGGCTGACGAAATACTCTACTACTGTTTCGAAAAGTTCATGGAACCTGAAGCGGTGTCTAAACTGACCGGAGTTGACGAAAATACTGTGAAAAGAATAGTGAAGCTAGTTAAGATGAACGAACATAAGAGAAGAACACCTGAAATCTTTAAAATAAGCGAAAGAACAGTAGGTTCAGATTGGAGGTATCCTAGGATATGGGGTTAA
- a CDS encoding phosphoglycolate phosphatase codes for MAITSGKVLVVSDYDRTLAHEKDGFFVSEEVKRRIQSFVERNYFAIVSGREKRLMDIFAKGLKPTAWVLENGTLIFVGDEEILNAPRSWFQIREEVTSRLEKMGINFSVGRVIVYVNNRGFTDQELSQLREICDVEYNRGDAMILPKGINKASGIVKLKEILKFNGKTIGVGDGENDLKMMEVVDVKVAVGNAVPMIKEVADLVLKHEDGEGILELLDLIDSGKLTKKTN; via the coding sequence ATGGCTATAACCTCAGGTAAGGTCTTGGTGGTCTCCGATTACGATAGAACCTTAGCACATGAGAAAGATGGGTTCTTCGTGAGTGAGGAAGTTAAACGTAGAATCCAGTCCTTCGTGGAGAGGAACTATTTCGCCATTGTCTCAGGAAGGGAGAAAAGGCTAATGGATATATTCGCTAAAGGGCTAAAACCTACAGCTTGGGTTCTGGAGAACGGTACTCTAATTTTTGTAGGAGATGAGGAGATACTTAACGCCCCAAGGTCCTGGTTCCAAATAAGGGAAGAAGTTACATCTAGGCTTGAGAAAATGGGAATAAATTTCTCTGTAGGAAGGGTAATAGTTTACGTAAATAATAGAGGGTTTACAGATCAAGAGCTGTCTCAACTTAGGGAGATATGTGATGTTGAGTATAACAGAGGCGACGCCATGATATTACCGAAAGGGATCAACAAGGCAAGCGGGATAGTGAAGCTTAAAGAAATCCTGAAGTTTAACGGTAAAACTATAGGGGTAGGAGACGGAGAGAACGACTTGAAAATGATGGAGGTAGTTGACGTTAAGGTAGCCGTTGGTAATGCAGTCCCCATGATAAAGGAAGTAGCAGATCTTGTCTTAAAGCATGAGGACGGAGAAGGGATTCTGGAACTCTTAGACTTGATAGATTCAGGCAAGTTAACGAAAAAGACCAACTAG
- a CDS encoding winged helix-turn-helix domain-containing protein, giving the protein MLVKMEELLENKGWDTRKKIIFELQNKPCTAYELAKKLDLNYSTVKYHIELLEKFGIISKKADKRKNIYVVTKNARSIEKYLKEEEPNFYDAK; this is encoded by the coding sequence ATGTTAGTCAAAATGGAAGAACTACTCGAAAACAAAGGATGGGATACTAGAAAGAAGATTATTTTTGAATTGCAAAATAAACCATGTACTGCATATGAACTTGCAAAGAAGTTAGACTTAAATTACTCTACAGTTAAATATCATATTGAATTATTAGAGAAATTTGGCATAATAAGTAAGAAGGCTGATAAAAGGAAAAATATTTATGTTGTTACTAAAAATGCTAGAAGTATTGAAAAATATTTAAAGGAAGAGGAACCCAATTTTTACGATGCTAAATGA